Proteins encoded in a region of the Anoxybacillus amylolyticus genome:
- the ilvB gene encoding acetolactate synthase large subunit: protein MAKMKVEEQRKQRTKMSGALMLIEALKAEKVEVIFGYPGGAVLPIYDKLYDSGLFHVLTRHEQGAIHAAEGYARISGKPGVVIATSGPGATNIVTGLTDAMMDSIPLVVFTGQVASNVIGSDAFQEADVLGITMPITKHSYQVRDIQELPRIIKEAFHIATTGRPGPVLIDIPKDMTTAEGEFDYEQDVHLPGYQPTVHPNHLQIRKLVEAVSQAKKPVILAGAGVLHANASKELRQYAEQQNIPVIHTLLGLGGFPANHPLFLGMAGMHGTYTANMALYECDLLINIGARFDDRVTGNLKYFAPNATVAHIDIDPAEIGKNVPTKIPIVSDAKEALKELIHQDGKRPDITAWLAQLAEWKTNYPLAYENDVQTVKPQKLIEMIYELTNGEAVVTTDVGQHQMWTAQYYKFNRPHRWVTSGGLGTMGFGLPAAIGAQLADKQATVVSIVGDAGFQMTLQELSVIQELNLPIKVVIVNNQSLGMVRQWQEIFYDKRYSHSLVPNQPDFVKLAEAYNIKAFRAKTEEEAKEVLKQAFSLSEPVLLDFHVKADENVYPMVAPGKGLHEMVGVKPCEESLQ from the coding sequence ATGGCGAAGATGAAAGTAGAGGAACAGCGGAAACAAAGGACAAAAATGAGCGGAGCATTGATGCTAATTGAAGCATTGAAAGCGGAGAAAGTCGAAGTGATTTTCGGATATCCAGGTGGAGCGGTATTGCCGATTTACGACAAACTATACGATTCCGGTCTATTTCACGTCTTAACCCGCCATGAGCAAGGCGCCATTCATGCGGCAGAAGGATATGCACGCATTTCCGGAAAGCCTGGCGTCGTCATTGCAACGTCTGGACCGGGAGCGACAAACATTGTTACAGGGCTAACCGATGCGATGATGGACTCCATTCCGCTCGTGGTGTTCACAGGTCAAGTAGCTTCCAATGTGATCGGTTCCGATGCGTTTCAAGAAGCAGATGTGCTTGGCATCACGATGCCGATTACAAAACATAGCTATCAAGTGCGCGACATTCAAGAGCTACCGAGAATCATTAAAGAAGCATTTCACATCGCAACAACCGGTCGTCCTGGGCCTGTATTAATCGATATCCCGAAAGATATGACGACAGCAGAAGGGGAATTTGACTACGAGCAAGACGTCCATCTTCCAGGATATCAGCCAACGGTTCATCCGAACCATTTGCAAATTCGCAAGCTTGTCGAGGCGGTCAGCCAAGCAAAAAAACCGGTCATTTTAGCAGGAGCAGGCGTCCTTCATGCGAACGCTTCAAAAGAGCTAAGACAATACGCTGAACAACAAAACATTCCAGTCATTCACACGCTGTTAGGGCTTGGTGGTTTTCCTGCCAATCATCCACTCTTTCTTGGCATGGCGGGGATGCACGGCACGTATACAGCAAACATGGCGCTATACGAATGTGACTTGTTGATCAATATTGGGGCGCGCTTCGATGATCGCGTGACAGGCAATTTAAAATATTTTGCACCAAATGCGACAGTGGCGCATATCGACATCGACCCAGCTGAAATCGGCAAAAACGTACCGACAAAAATTCCGATTGTAAGTGACGCGAAAGAAGCCCTCAAAGAGTTGATTCATCAAGACGGCAAACGACCGGACATTACCGCATGGCTGGCGCAGCTAGCAGAATGGAAAACGAACTATCCGCTCGCTTACGAAAACGATGTCCAAACGGTGAAACCGCAAAAATTAATCGAAATGATTTACGAACTAACGAACGGCGAAGCAGTAGTGACGACTGACGTTGGGCAACATCAAATGTGGACGGCACAATACTACAAATTTAATCGCCCGCACCGTTGGGTGACATCCGGAGGGCTTGGTACGATGGGATTCGGTCTTCCCGCAGCCATCGGGGCCCAGCTTGCTGACAAACAAGCGACGGTCGTTTCCATCGTTGGCGATGCAGGGTTTCAAATGACATTGCAAGAATTGTCCGTCATCCAAGAACTAAACTTGCCGATTAAAGTCGTCATCGTCAATAACCAGTCGCTTGGCATGGTGCGGCAATGGCAAGAAATCTTTTATGACAAACGATATTCGCATTCGCTCGTTCCGAACCAACCAGATTTTGTGAAACTTGCGGAAGCATACAACATAAAAGCGTTTCGCGCAAAAACGGAAGAAGAAGCAAAAGAAGTACTAAAACAAGCGTTTTCTCTTTCCGAACCAGTATTGTTAGACTTCCATGTCAAAGCAGACGAAAACGTCTATCCAATGGTAGCACCAGGAAAAGGATTACATGAAATGGTGGGGGTGAAACCGTGCGAAGAATCATTACAATGA
- a CDS encoding IS701 family transposase: MNRLAHHQGIHKFFTTLGLALYFSKPVMKHLVHIVDAMVTKGFSGTLTDLHHGSFHPNHRTTLSHFFTKSPWDEETLLRKLQQWMLHRVERIAKQKNQPIFVSIDDTICQKTKPSSRATCAIQGCDWHYSHTEKKSIWGHSLVWLMVHTMTQAFPFAFRPYDKEAGKSKGKLAIEMLSSLDVSRPVYVLMDSWYPSKALVEACLKKGFHVIAMLKTNRILYPKGIAIQAKQFARYLEPNDTRLVTVGEERYRVYRYEGALNGLDDAVVLLVWKADQPMTPEHLHCVLSTDWELSDEDILRYYAERWSIECFFRQAKDQLKLDGYRVRHHRAVKRYWILVQLAYVYSLFESNSDFSDGLDLLRKRKGHSLVEFIYHAAKQNIPIDTVKKQLHVA; encoded by the coding sequence ATGAATAGATTAGCACATCATCAAGGAATCCACAAGTTTTTCACGACGTTGGGGTTGGCGCTTTATTTCTCGAAACCTGTGATGAAGCATCTCGTTCATATCGTGGATGCGATGGTGACGAAAGGTTTTTCGGGAACGTTGACCGATCTACATCATGGGAGTTTTCATCCGAACCATCGCACGACACTGAGCCATTTTTTCACGAAAAGTCCGTGGGATGAAGAGACATTGCTCCGCAAACTCCAGCAGTGGATGCTTCATCGTGTCGAACGCATCGCCAAACAGAAGAATCAACCCATTTTTGTTTCCATCGATGATACGATTTGCCAAAAAACGAAGCCTTCGTCACGGGCAACATGCGCTATTCAAGGGTGTGATTGGCATTATTCTCACACAGAGAAAAAATCGATTTGGGGGCATTCTCTCGTTTGGCTCATGGTTCATACGATGACTCAAGCGTTTCCGTTTGCTTTTCGCCCCTACGACAAGGAGGCTGGAAAAAGCAAAGGAAAACTCGCGATTGAGATGCTTTCTTCTTTGGATGTGAGTCGTCCTGTTTATGTACTGATGGACTCTTGGTATCCATCGAAAGCACTCGTGGAAGCCTGCTTGAAAAAAGGGTTCCACGTCATCGCGATGCTTAAGACGAACCGGATTCTCTATCCGAAAGGCATCGCCATCCAAGCCAAACAGTTTGCCCGCTATCTCGAACCGAATGACACCCGCCTCGTCACGGTGGGAGAAGAGCGCTATCGCGTCTATCGTTACGAAGGAGCGCTCAACGGTCTCGATGATGCGGTGGTGCTACTTGTTTGGAAAGCCGATCAACCGATGACACCGGAACATCTTCATTGCGTCTTGAGCACCGATTGGGAGCTAAGCGACGAAGACATCTTGCGCTACTATGCCGAGCGTTGGTCGATCGAATGTTTTTTCCGTCAAGCGAAAGACCAGCTGAAACTCGATGGGTACCGCGTTCGTCATCATCGAGCGGTGAAACGTTACTGGATCTTGGTGCAGCTTGCTTACGTGTACAGCCTATTCGAGTCTAACAGCGATTTTTCGGATGGGCTCGATCTCCTGCGCAAGAGAAAAGGACATAGCCTCGTGGAGTTCATTTACCATGCAGCGAAACAAAATATTCCCATTGATACCGTGAAAAAACAGCTCCACGTGGCATAA
- the ilvE gene encoding branched-chain-amino-acid transaminase, translating into MSEQWIFLNDEFVTKENAKISVYDHGFLYGDGVFEGIRVYSGNVFRLKEHIDRLYNSAKSILLNIPYTKEEMTDLIVQAVQKNKFQDAYIRVVVSRGVGGLGLDPYKCPKPQVVIIVEPLAIFPKHLYETGIEVVTVATRRNRPDVLSPKVKSLNYLNNVLVRIEAHLANVSEALMLNDQGYVAEGSADNVFIVKNSVLYTPPGYVGALEGITRDAIIDIARELGYVVKEEPFTRHDVYTADEVFLTGTAAEVIAVVKVDGRTIGDGVPGVHTKRLLEAFRKRVVSEGVKVYQTNANVR; encoded by the coding sequence TTGAGTGAGCAATGGATCTTTTTAAATGATGAGTTTGTGACGAAAGAAAACGCGAAAATTTCGGTTTATGATCATGGGTTTTTATACGGCGACGGGGTGTTTGAAGGGATTCGCGTCTATAGCGGCAATGTCTTTCGCTTAAAAGAACACATTGACCGGCTGTATAACTCGGCGAAATCGATTTTATTGAACATTCCTTACACAAAAGAAGAAATGACCGACTTGATTGTGCAAGCTGTCCAAAAAAATAAGTTTCAAGATGCTTACATTCGTGTCGTCGTTTCTCGCGGTGTCGGCGGTTTAGGGCTTGACCCATATAAATGTCCGAAGCCGCAAGTGGTCATTATTGTAGAACCATTAGCGATCTTCCCAAAACATTTATATGAAACAGGAATTGAAGTGGTGACTGTTGCCACAAGACGGAATCGTCCAGACGTGCTAAGCCCGAAAGTTAAATCGCTCAACTATTTAAATAACGTGCTTGTTAGAATCGAAGCGCATTTAGCGAATGTGAGTGAAGCGCTCATGCTTAACGACCAAGGCTATGTCGCAGAAGGTTCTGCCGATAACGTCTTTATCGTGAAAAACAGTGTCCTTTATACGCCGCCAGGCTATGTTGGAGCGCTAGAAGGGATTACGCGCGACGCGATTATCGACATTGCGAGAGAACTTGGATATGTCGTCAAGGAAGAACCGTTTACTCGCCATGACGTCTATACCGCTGATGAGGTGTTTTTAACAGGAACGGCTGCGGAAGTCATCGCCGTTGTGAAAGTAGACGGACGCACTATCGGCGACGGCGTGCCTGGCGTTCATACGAAGCGGTTGCTTGAAGCATTTAGAAAACGTGTCGTTTCCGAAGGGGTTAAAGTCTATCAAACAAACGCGAACGTCCGCTAA
- a CDS encoding metallophosphoesterase family protein, translating to MKVFIVSDSHGLINELLEITKRHAQEATAFIHCGDSELPNGCVELQSFIYVGGNCDFARNFAKERTEDIQGIRFFITHGHLYNVKMTLINLYYRAKEVGANVVCFGHSHIALAEKMDDVLFINPGSLLLPRLRKERTYASVQIDNRQAIVQFYDLNGKKVPHLGKTFTF from the coding sequence ATGAAAGTATTTATTGTCAGCGATAGTCATGGATTAATAAACGAACTGCTCGAGATAACGAAACGGCATGCACAGGAAGCAACGGCGTTCATTCATTGTGGTGATTCGGAACTTCCAAATGGTTGTGTTGAACTACAATCTTTTATCTACGTCGGCGGTAACTGTGATTTTGCAAGAAATTTTGCGAAAGAGCGCACAGAAGACATTCAAGGAATTCGCTTTTTTATTACGCATGGTCATTTGTATAACGTCAAAATGACGTTAATAAATCTTTACTACCGCGCAAAAGAAGTGGGAGCGAACGTCGTTTGCTTCGGTCATTCGCACATCGCTTTAGCGGAAAAAATGGATGACGTATTATTCATTAATCCTGGCAGCCTCTTGTTGCCTCGTTTGCGAAAAGAACGGACGTATGCATCGGTTCAAATCGATAACAGACAAGCGATTGTCCAATTTTACGACCTCAATGGAAAAAAAGTTCCGCATTTAGGAAAAACATTTACATTTTAG
- a CDS encoding XTP/dITP diphosphatase produces the protein MREVIIATKNKGKASEFQALLAKKGIAVKTLLDFPHTPDVEETGSTFAENARLKAEAIARFFQAIAIADDSGLSIDALGGKPGVYSARYAGEEKDDQANIAKVLEEMRGIPFEQRTARFHCALAISVPNGSTTIVEGTCDGYITEVPKGENGFGYDPIFYVPQKGKTMAELTKEEKNKISHRSVALEKLEKQWDQMVNGE, from the coding sequence ATGAGAGAAGTAATTATCGCAACGAAAAACAAAGGGAAAGCAAGCGAATTTCAAGCGTTATTAGCCAAAAAAGGGATAGCGGTGAAAACGCTGCTTGATTTTCCGCACACTCCTGACGTAGAGGAAACGGGAAGCACGTTTGCGGAAAACGCCAGATTGAAGGCGGAGGCGATCGCGCGTTTTTTCCAAGCAATCGCTATTGCAGATGATTCTGGTCTTTCGATTGACGCATTGGGCGGAAAGCCAGGTGTCTATTCGGCGCGTTATGCAGGTGAAGAAAAAGATGATCAAGCAAACATCGCAAAAGTATTAGAAGAAATGAGAGGAATTCCTTTTGAGCAGCGGACAGCTCGTTTTCATTGCGCATTGGCAATTTCTGTTCCGAACGGTTCGACGACGATTGTGGAAGGAACGTGCGACGGCTACATTACCGAAGTGCCAAAAGGGGAAAATGGATTTGGCTACGATCCAATTTTTTATGTACCACAAAAAGGAAAAACGATGGCGGAGTTGACGAAAGAGGAAAAAAATAAAATAAGCCACCGCTCGGTTGCACTAGAAAAATTAGAGAAACAGTGGGATCAAATGGTAAATGGGGAGTAG
- the rph gene encoding ribonuclease PH: protein MRVDGRENKQLRPVQIEPHFMKHAEGSVLIAVGDTKVICTASIDDKVPPFMRGGGKGWITAEYSMLPRATEQRSIRESSKGKLSGRTMEIQRLIGRALRSVVDLEKLGEKTIWIDCDVIQADGGTRTASITGAFVAMVLAFAKLMADNKLSELPVTDFLAATSVGIDEEHGVILDLNYIEDSKAKVDMNVVMTGAGRFVEIQGTGEEATFSREELQQLLDTAEFGIRQLIVVQKEVLGSLAEAIQNRAERVNE, encoded by the coding sequence ATGCGAGTGGATGGAAGAGAAAATAAGCAGTTGCGGCCAGTACAGATCGAACCACACTTTATGAAACATGCAGAAGGGTCGGTATTAATCGCTGTCGGTGATACAAAAGTCATTTGTACGGCAAGCATTGACGATAAAGTGCCGCCGTTTATGCGCGGTGGTGGGAAAGGATGGATTACAGCGGAATATTCGATGCTTCCGCGCGCGACCGAGCAGCGAAGCATACGCGAATCAAGCAAAGGAAAATTATCGGGACGGACGATGGAAATTCAGAGGCTCATCGGACGAGCATTGCGCTCTGTCGTTGACTTAGAAAAGCTTGGCGAAAAAACGATTTGGATCGATTGCGATGTCATTCAAGCGGACGGCGGAACACGGACGGCTTCGATTACTGGCGCGTTTGTGGCAATGGTGTTGGCATTTGCGAAATTAATGGCTGACAATAAGCTTTCCGAGCTTCCAGTGACGGATTTTCTTGCGGCAACGTCGGTTGGAATTGACGAGGAGCATGGCGTGATTCTTGACTTGAACTATATAGAAGATTCAAAAGCAAAAGTGGATATGAACGTCGTCATGACAGGCGCAGGACGTTTCGTAGAGATTCAAGGGACAGGAGAAGAAGCGACATTTTCTCGCGAAGAATTGCAGCAATTGCTCGATACGGCTGAATTTGGCATTCGCCAATTAATTGTTGTGCAAAAAGAAGTGCTCGGCTCGTTGGCAGAAGCTATTCAAAACCGTGCAGAGAGAGTGAACGAATGA
- a CDS encoding GerMN domain-containing protein, whose amino-acid sequence MVKRRTIKLASSIIISAILLSGCGLFKKEQAIKEVDPPQDVSYLKEGQQVTNPTAGKEEKATETVKRELYFIDKNGFVVPQTLELPKTDAVAKQALEYLVQGGPVTDMLPNGFRAVLPVDTRVLGVKIEKDGTIIADFSPEFAKYKPEDERKILEAITWTLTQFDNVKKVKIRINGHDQSVMPVNGTPIQDGMSRADGINIDTSGVVDITNTHPVVVYFVAQQGEKTYYVPVTRRIPNKETDDITATVNELVKGPTYGSGLVSDFQPDVQLVTKPSYENGKVTLNFNDAIYGSNKKHVISDHVLNALVLSLTEQKGVESVAIMVNGKANLVREDGKALSAPVTRPENVNTGSF is encoded by the coding sequence ATGGTGAAGCGGCGAACAATTAAGCTTGCTAGTTCAATAATTATTTCAGCCATATTGCTTAGTGGGTGTGGATTGTTTAAAAAAGAACAAGCGATAAAAGAGGTAGACCCACCACAAGATGTTAGCTATTTAAAAGAAGGTCAGCAGGTGACGAACCCGACAGCAGGAAAAGAGGAAAAAGCAACCGAAACAGTCAAGCGAGAACTTTATTTTATCGATAAAAACGGCTTTGTGGTGCCGCAGACGCTTGAATTGCCAAAAACAGATGCGGTAGCGAAGCAAGCGTTAGAATATTTAGTGCAAGGCGGACCGGTGACGGATATGTTGCCAAATGGGTTCCGTGCTGTCCTTCCGGTGGATACGCGCGTGTTAGGAGTAAAAATTGAAAAAGATGGAACGATTATTGCGGACTTTTCTCCTGAGTTTGCCAAATATAAACCGGAGGATGAACGAAAAATTTTAGAAGCGATTACATGGACGTTGACGCAATTTGATAACGTCAAAAAAGTGAAAATCCGAATTAATGGCCACGACCAATCGGTGATGCCGGTAAATGGAACGCCAATTCAAGATGGAATGAGCCGCGCAGACGGAATTAACATCGACACGAGCGGTGTTGTCGATATTACGAATACACACCCTGTGGTCGTTTATTTTGTTGCTCAGCAAGGAGAAAAGACGTATTACGTGCCAGTCACACGCCGTATTCCGAATAAAGAAACAGATGATATTACTGCAACAGTGAACGAGCTAGTCAAAGGACCGACGTATGGAAGCGGGCTTGTAAGCGATTTTCAGCCAGATGTACAGCTCGTCACTAAGCCGTCCTATGAAAACGGGAAAGTGACGTTGAATTTTAATGACGCCATCTACGGCAGCAATAAAAAGCATGTCATTTCTGATCATGTGTTAAACGCGCTTGTGTTGTCGTTGACAGAACAAAAAGGGGTAGAGAGCGTTGCGATTATGGTGAATGGAAAAGCCAATCTCGTCCGTGAAGACGGAAAAGCACTATCCGCACCGGTAACAAGACCAGAAAATGTGAATACAGGTAGTTTTTAA
- the racE gene encoding glutamate racemase produces the protein MERPIGVIDSGVGGLTVAKEMMRQLPKERIIYLGDTARCPYGPRPVEEIRQFTWEMTNYLLCYDIKMLVIACNTATAVVLEEIREKLPIPVIGVVHPGARAALKATKNEHIGVIGTIGTVKSGAYEKALKSINTRVHVESLACPKFVPLVENGIFDGAEAKQIVAESLEPLKTSDIDVLILGCTHYPLLSPLIHEYMGKKVKLICSGDETAREVSAILHHSGLLNTGERRDAHLFLTTGPKELFQKIASEWFGQPIENVHTIEL, from the coding sequence TTGGAACGACCAATTGGTGTTATTGATTCAGGAGTTGGAGGACTGACTGTCGCAAAGGAAATGATGCGGCAGCTGCCGAAAGAACGCATTATTTATCTTGGTGATACGGCGCGTTGCCCGTATGGTCCGCGCCCTGTGGAAGAAATTCGTCAGTTTACATGGGAAATGACGAATTATTTATTGTGTTATGATATTAAAATGCTCGTCATTGCATGCAACACGGCGACCGCAGTCGTGTTAGAAGAAATTCGGGAGAAACTCCCGATTCCTGTCATTGGTGTTGTGCATCCTGGGGCGCGCGCGGCATTAAAAGCAACGAAAAACGAGCACATCGGTGTGATTGGTACAATCGGAACGGTGAAAAGTGGTGCATATGAAAAAGCGCTAAAATCGATTAATACTCGTGTTCATGTGGAAAGCTTAGCTTGTCCGAAATTTGTTCCGCTTGTAGAAAACGGAATTTTTGACGGGGCGGAAGCGAAGCAAATTGTGGCGGAATCACTAGAACCATTGAAAACAAGCGATATTGACGTGCTCATTTTAGGCTGCACTCACTATCCGCTGTTAAGCCCGCTCATTCATGAGTATATGGGGAAAAAAGTGAAACTGATTTGTTCAGGGGATGAAACGGCTCGTGAAGTAAGTGCTATTTTGCATCATAGCGGATTGTTAAATACAGGGGAACGCCGTGACGCTCATCTCTTCTTGACAACTGGACCGAAAGAACTGTTCCAAAAAATTGCGTCTGAATGGTTTGGGCAACCGATAGAGAACGTCCACACGATTGAACTATAA
- a CDS encoding MarR family winged helix-turn-helix transcriptional regulator, whose product MSFEVEEKAVIELEKSLRYIAALLKQKGREILTSYPITPPQFVALQWLLEEGDMTIGELSNKMYLACSTTTDLVDRMEKNGLVARIRDRHDRRVVRIHLLKEGERIIEEVIKKRQHDLAQVLKNFSEEEIMFLEKTLKKLHQEMKKE is encoded by the coding sequence ATGTCGTTTGAGGTCGAAGAAAAAGCCGTTATCGAATTGGAGAAGTCACTACGGTACATCGCAGCCCTTTTAAAGCAAAAAGGGAGAGAAATTTTAACGAGTTATCCGATTACTCCGCCGCAGTTTGTCGCTTTGCAATGGCTGTTAGAAGAAGGCGATATGACGATTGGTGAATTGTCCAATAAAATGTATTTAGCATGTAGTACAACGACCGATTTAGTCGATCGAATGGAGAAAAACGGTCTTGTTGCAAGAATAAGAGACCGGCACGATCGTCGTGTTGTGCGCATCCACCTTTTGAAAGAAGGGGAGCGCATCATTGAAGAAGTGATAAAAAAGCGTCAGCACGATTTAGCGCAAGTGCTAAAAAACTTTTCTGAAGAAGAAATTATGTTTCTAGAGAAAACGTTAAAAAAGTTGCATCAAGAAATGAAAAAAGAATGA
- the gerE gene encoding spore germination transcription factor GerE, producing the protein MKDKSFPSKPLLTKREREVFELLVQDKTTKEIASELFISEKTVRNHISNAMQKLGVKGRSQAVIELLRMGELEL; encoded by the coding sequence TTGAAGGACAAATCGTTTCCATCAAAGCCATTACTCACCAAAAGAGAAAGAGAAGTGTTCGAATTATTAGTTCAAGATAAGACGACAAAAGAGATTGCTAGCGAGCTGTTTATTAGTGAAAAAACGGTCCGCAACCACATTTCGAATGCGATGCAAAAGCTTGGAGTGAAGGGGCGCTCTCAAGCGGTCATTGAATTGCTTCGAATGGGGGAGCTTGAACTATAA
- a CDS encoding acyl-CoA thioesterase, translated as MGKISYIENLEEWQRSFHFFRRIKVRFCETDMFGHLNNTVSFIYFEEVRTEFLQTLRFMDYWTSKESAEIPVVADLQCDFLKQVFFGDELYVYVKVHDIGRSSVDLHYMAKKDNKEVVFVGRGTLVQINKHTGKSVPWSDEMRQKLQQSQTMLVI; from the coding sequence ATGGGGAAAATTTCATATATCGAAAATTTAGAGGAGTGGCAGCGTTCGTTTCATTTTTTTCGTCGCATCAAAGTCCGTTTTTGTGAAACGGACATGTTTGGTCATTTAAATAACACCGTATCGTTTATTTATTTTGAAGAAGTGCGGACGGAATTTTTACAAACGCTTAGGTTTATGGATTATTGGACGAGTAAGGAATCGGCAGAAATTCCGGTAGTAGCGGACTTGCAATGCGATTTTTTAAAACAAGTTTTTTTTGGCGATGAACTATATGTATACGTGAAAGTGCACGACATTGGTCGCTCGTCTGTCGACTTGCATTATATGGCGAAAAAAGATAACAAAGAAGTTGTTTTTGTCGGACGGGGTACGCTTGTGCAAATTAATAAACATACAGGAAAAAGCGTTCCGTGGAGCGACGAGATGCGGCAAAAGCTCCAACAGTCTCAAACGATGTTGGTGATATAG
- the sdhB gene encoding succinate dehydrogenase iron-sulfur subunit produces the protein MSEKKTIRLIVIRQDRPDSTPYEEEFEIPYRPNMNVISALMEIRRNPVNAKGEKTTPVTWDMNCLEEVCGACSMVINGKPRQSCTALIDKLEQPIRLEPMRTFPVVRDLQVDRSRMFDSLKKVKAWIPIDGTYDLGPGPRMPERKRQWAYELSKCMTCGVCLEACPNVNSKSNFIGPAPLSQVRLFNAHPTGAMHKAERLAAIMGDGGLANCGNSQNCVQSCPKGIPLTTSIAALNREATVQMFRNFFGSDEV, from the coding sequence ATGAGCGAGAAAAAAACGATTCGCCTCATCGTCATACGGCAAGATCGTCCAGATTCTACGCCATACGAAGAGGAGTTTGAAATTCCGTATCGCCCGAATATGAACGTCATTTCTGCATTAATGGAAATTCGTCGCAATCCGGTGAACGCGAAAGGGGAAAAAACGACACCGGTGACGTGGGATATGAACTGTTTAGAAGAAGTGTGCGGCGCTTGCTCAATGGTCATTAATGGAAAACCGCGCCAATCCTGTACCGCTCTGATTGATAAATTGGAGCAGCCAATCCGACTAGAGCCGATGCGCACGTTCCCAGTGGTGCGGGACTTGCAAGTTGACCGTAGTCGCATGTTCGATTCATTGAAAAAAGTAAAAGCATGGATTCCGATTGATGGAACGTACGATTTAGGACCAGGTCCGCGCATGCCAGAGCGGAAACGGCAATGGGCGTATGAACTTTCGAAATGTATGACGTGTGGAGTTTGTTTAGAAGCGTGTCCAAACGTAAACAGCAAATCGAACTTTATCGGTCCAGCACCGCTTTCCCAAGTGCGGTTATTTAACGCGCATCCAACTGGCGCCATGCATAAAGCAGAGCGGTTGGCAGCCATTATGGGAGATGGAGGATTGGCAAACTGCGGAAATTCGCAAAACTGCGTACAATCTTGCCCGAAAGGCATTCCGCTAACGACATCGATTGCTGCACTAAACCGCGAAGCAACGGTTCAAATGTTCCGCAACTTCTTCGGCAGCGACGAAGTATAA